ACCAATCCGCCGTCCCTGAGCCTGGGCAGGTATACGGAGATTGACTCCCTCCCAACGGGGCTGGTATTCCGGTACGGCCTGCGCAACATGCTGATGACCAGCCGGGACGCCAATTCCCACCGCTGGTTTTCCTGGGATGTGTTCATGGATGCGTACCTGTATGACCCGATCAACCAGCGGGACTTCTCCAACCTCTTCTCCTTCATGCGCTGGAACCCCGTTCCGTGGATGGAATACCGGTCGGAAATGCAGGCCCCCATCCTGGGGAAGGACAAGATTTCCGGCTGCCATGAGTACAACAACTCACTGCGCTTCATGCCGTGGCGCTCCACGGAATTCGTGGTGAGGCACCGTTACCTGAACCAGCACTCCCTGCTGGAGGACAGCAGCCAGCTTGACCTGCGCGTTTTGCAGCGTTTTTCGGAAGCCTGGGCATTCAGCGGCAAGTGGCGCTTCTCCCTGCTGGACGGAAAGCTGGACATTCAGGAATACAACGTGTACCACAACATGGGTTCCTGGTATTTGGGCGTGGGAGCGTTCGTGCGCAAGAACGGGAATAAAAACGAATTCGGCCTGGGCATCAGCTTCACCATTCAGCAGACCGGGGACTACATGCCGGTCAAGTTCCTCTAATGTCCGGGGAAGGTCGCGGTTCTCTTGTAATGGGTGCGCCGGAAGCGTTTCTCCTTGTTACGGCATCCGTGTTTTTAGGGATGGAAGCTGCCCGGGCTGTGTGACGTTTTTCCGGGGAGGGGGGCTTTTTCTCCGGGGTTGCGTGATTTTACAGGGGCCGGGAAACCGGGATTCCCTGGTTGGAGCGGAATGCGAGACAGGCCGTCCTCAAGGTGAGTGAAGCTGGAAGATGAACGAATCAGCTTTTGTTCATGGACCCCCCCGGACACGGTCCAAGGCCGCATTTTTACAATTCGTCCGTCCACGTTCATCTTCTTTTCAGGGAGGGCTGGGGCTTCCGGCGTACCGGGTAGGAAAAGTTTTTCCGCAAGAACCCGCTGCCGCGCTTGTGCCGGAACCTTGGCTTGCATTCCGGGGAGGAAACGGGGAAGATGCCATGACATGGGGCAAACCGCGGCGCATGCCATGGCGGCAACGCCGCCCGGCGCGCCGGCTACGCGGAAAGCTCCCGCATCAATCATTTTATACGAATATGAACGCTCAGGAATTGATCAAGACGCTGGAATGGCGCTATGCCACCAAGATATTCAACCCGGACCGCCAAATTCCGGCAGAGGATTGGGAAGCCCTTCTGGAATCCCTGCATTTGAGTCCTTCCTCCCTCGGTCTCCAGATGTGGAAATTCCTCGACGTGCAGGATCCGTCCGTGCGCTCACGGCTCCGGGAGGTTTCCTGGGGACAGCCCCAGGTTACGGACGCCTCCCATCTGGTAGTCTTCTGCGCCCGCAGGGACTTCAAGCCGGAGGATGTGCAGCGCTATCTGGAACGCATTGTGGAAGTGCGCGGCGTCACCATGGAATCCCTGGAGCAGTACCGCGCGCGCATTTTTGAACTGGTGGATTCCAAGTCTCCGGAAGTCCTGAAGGCATGGCTGGAACGCCAGGTGTACATCGCCCTCGGGTTCATGATGAGCTGCGCCGCTGACCTCCGGGTGGATACCTGCGCTCTGGAAGGAATGGACCCTGCGGCCTATGACCGCATTCTGAACCTGGAAGGCTCCCCGTACTATGCGCTTTGCGCCCTGGCCCTGGGCTACCGGGATGAAGAGGCGGACAAATACGCCCGTCTGGCGAAAGTGCGCTTTGACCGGGATGACGTCATTCCGGTCGTCTGACGGAATTTTCTTTAATCCCCCGCTTCAAGCAGTTGCCGCATGTCTTCCGGCAGCGGGGCTTCCGCGGTGAAAACTTCTTCATCAAACGGGAACTCCAGCCGGCAGGCATGCAGCGCATGGCGCGGCAGGATCAGCCGTTCTTCCAGCTCCCGGCTCCAGCCGTGCTGGATGTATTCCAGATAGCAGGCTTCAGAGGGGCCGTAAATCTTGTCTCCCAGAATAGGGTGGCCGAGGTGCGCCAGATGCACGCGTATCTGGTGCATGCGTCCGGTTTCCGGAATGCACCGGACCAGGGCCAGCGGGCCGCGGGGCGTGTTCCACGTCCGTTCCGTCCGGAAAACGGTGGCGCATGCCTTCCCGGCGGGGTGAACGGCCTGCTTGACCCAGATGGGGCTTTCCGCGACGTCCCCCTGTCTCAGGATGGGGGCGGCGCAGGTTGTTTCCGCCCACTCCGGCCGGCCTTGCACGATTGCCAGGTATTCCTTGTGCATCCGGCGCCTCTGCATGGCCCTCCCCAGCTCGCGCGCCGCCGCCTTGTTCTTGGCGATCAGCGTCAGGCCGCTGGTTTCCCGGTCCAGCCTGTTGACCAGGGAAAGGGCGGCTCCGTTGGCTATTTCATAGCTCAGCAGGGCTTCCACGCCCTCCAGCAGGTTGGGCTCCTTCTTCCCGTTGGACGGGTGGACGATGAGGGGAGCGCCCTTGTCCACCACAATCCAGTCCCCGGACTCCCCCGCCACCTCAAAGTGCGGAAAGCAGGCAATAGGAGCGTCGGAAATGGGAATCCACATGGCGAACAGGAGGATTACAGCGCATCCGGACGGATGGGCATCCATTCCCCCGGCTCCAGGTTCAGGCTGTCCAGATGCAGGGAGCCGATGGAAATGCGGCACAGGGAGGCCACGGGAGCGCCCACGGCGGCCAGCATGCGGCGCACCTGGTGGTACTTCCCCTCCGTCAGCGTCAGCCGGGCGCGGCGCGGTTCCAGGATTTCCAGCACGGCGGGGGCGCAGGGGCGGTCCTCCCCGTTCAGCATGAAAGTTCCGGAGGCGAACAGTTCCACGGCCTCCGCCGGAATGTCCTCTTCCGTGACGGCTTCGTAAACCTTGGCGACGTGATGCCTGGGGGACGTCATGCGGTGGATGAATTTCCCGTCGTCCGTAATGAGAAGCAGGCCGGACGTTTCCTTGTCCAGCCGTCCTACGGAAGAAACCGCGGGGTTCCTGTGCCGCCACTGGAAGGGCAGCAGGTCGTAAATCACGTCCCCCTCCCCGTCGTCATGGCTGCACGTATATCCCGCGGGCTTGTAAAGGGCGGCGTACAGGCCGTCCGGGAACTCCACCGGCTCTCCGTCCAGCAGGATGCCTTCCGCCTGCACCTTGTCCGTGGGGGCGGAGCAGGGTTCCCCCTTGAACGTGATGGAGTGGCGTTTGATCCAGCCCGGCGCTTCCCGCCTGGAACAGTACCCGTAGCGGGATAAAAGAGCATCCAGTCTCATACGGCGTATTTTTTCCTAACGGGAACAAAAAACAAGGTTGAAGTATGCCTCCCCGGCTGATAGCATTAAACTATTACATGCGGAGCCTCCCCGTTTGGAGCGCTGCCGTTGTTCACCATTTACGCTTATATAGTTCCATGATTGAAACGATTACAGAAGAACAGTTGACCCCCCAGCAGGCCGAATTTTGGGTGCGCGCCCGCCAGGCGGTGGACATGAACAATTATCCCTATGCCGTCAGCCTGCTCAAGGCCCTGGTGAAGCAGCTTCCCGGCTTTCTGGAAGGCCGCAGGGCGCTCCGTGCCTGTGAAATCAAGCTGAACCCGGAAGCCAAGAAAGGCGGTCTGTTCAGCGGCATGAAAATCAGCACCAGCAAGCTCACCTCCTCCAAGAAGGATGCGGCCACCCAGCTTTCCGCGCTGGAAGACGAACTGGAAAATGATCCTTACAGCATTCCGGTCAACGAGGCCCTGTACACGGCCGCCATGGACGTGGGCTTCCCGGACCTGGCCGCCTTTGCGCTGGAAACCGTCCGCCAGGGCCATCCCGGCAACAAGAAGATGCTCCACATGCTGGCCTCCCATTACGTTTCACGGGACATGCCCGCCCAGGCTGCTGAGGTGTACCATGACCTCGTGAAGCTGGACCCCACGGACAGCGTGGCCGTGAAGAGTGAAAAAGACTGCATGGCCCGCGCCACGATGCAGCAGCAGAAGTGGGAGGAAGCCAAGAGCTTCCGGGACGTGATGAAGAACTCCGCGGAAACGAACTCCCTGGACAAGAGCGACAAGAAGGGCCTCACCCGTGCGGAGCTGGAAGAACGCCTTGGGCTCCTTTCCGCCCGTTATGCCCAGAACCAGCAGGACCTGGCCGCCGTGCGCGACATCGCCGGCGTCTATGAACAGATGGAGGACTGGGCGAATGCCTATTCCTTCTACAACTACGCGTTCAGCCTCAGCAACAATGATATTTCCCTGGAAAACAAGGCCTCTGAAATGAATGAGCGCTACCGCAAGGCCCAGGTGGAGGAAATCCGCCGCCGCGCCGCCGCGGAGCCGGACAACAAGGAACTTCAGGAACAGCTCGTCCAGTTCAGCAAGGAAGCGGCGGAACAGCAGGTGGCCGTGTGCCGCCAGCGCGTGGAAAACAACCCCACGGACCCGCAGACGCGCTTTGAACTGGGGCAGGCCCTCTTCGACTGCGGCAACTACACGGAAGCCATTCCGGAGCTCCAGCGCGCCCGCAACAACCCCCATATCCGCATCCGCGCCATGCTGTTGCTCGGCAAGTGCTATGACGCCAAGAACATGCATGATATGGCCCTGCGCCAGTTGGAGGAAGCCAACAAGGAACTGATTGAAATGAATGACACCAAGAAGGAAATCCTTTACATGATCGGCCTGCTTTATGAAAAGCTGGGCAAGAAGGAGGAATCCCTGGCGGCGTTCCAGCAGATTTACGACGCCGAATACGGCTACCGCGACGTAGCCAAGCGCGTGGAATCCTCCTACAGCAATTAAGGTTCCGATCCATTCCGCGCCCGCGACGGGGCGCCATTCTCAAAGCCTTTGCCGGAGACGGCAAAGGCTTTGTTGCTGGATGGACGGCCTTCCTGCGGATGGGCTGCGCCGGGCCGGAAGCGGCCGCGGCGGCCTCCTTTCCGGTATGGCCGCTGTGAGGCTCTTTTCCCGGGATGCTTCCGTCAAACGTATTACTTCATCTGCCAGATTCCGCAAAGGCAGCGGTAGCGGGGAGGAGAGGAGTACACGCGCTCCTGTAATTTTCCTTGCCCGCCTCTGCAAGAACTGGAAAAATGGCCGGATGGAGAAGCTGATGCAGGCATTGCTTATTATTGACGTTCAAAATGATTATTTTCCTGGCGGCCGGTTTGAACTGGCGGGCGCCGTTGAAGCGCTTGAACGGACCAGGGCCGTACTGGACCGGTTCCGGGAAAAGGGGCTTCCCGTTATCTTTGTCCAGCACATCAACACCCGTCCGGACGCTTCGTTTTTCCTCCCGGATACCGTCGGCGCGGAAATCCATCCGGACATTGCTCCCGCGGGGGATGAGCCGATTGTCGTGAAACATGCTCCAAACAGCTTTTTCCGGACGAATCTTCTGGAGCTCTTGCAAGCCAGGGAAGTGAATGAACTGGTTGTCTGCGGAATGATGACCCATATGTGCATTGATACCACCGTGCGCGCGGCGAAGGATTACGGCATTCCCGTCACGCTCCTGTATGACGCCTGCGCTGCCAGGGATTTGAAGATCATGGAGCATTCCATCCCGGCCCAGACAGTACAGGATGCGTATATGGCAGGCTTGAATGGAATGTTTGCGGAAATCAAGCTGGCGGAGCAACTGGAACTTTAGGGTCCCTAGCCGCAGAATGTGCCTCCGGAAAGCAGGGCAAAATGCCTGTAGGGAGGGGCGCCCCCTGTTCCCCCTCTGTGCGGCCCGGCCCGTTTTTTTGGGCAAAACACGCGGTTTGCGGGAAATCCTGTAAAATATATCCACAGTTAATCAACATGAACCTGGATAACGGAAATGGAACAATGCCGGGCGTTGCCCGCATCGGGCTAATCGAGCATGCCTCGCAGGGACGCCGGGGGAGGGATTTCCGGTGGCGGCGGCACGCATACCGGAAAAACGCTTGCGGCGCAGCGGGCGCTTGAAAAATATTCCTATCCCTATTTATCCATTGACCATTTAAAGATGGGGTTGATACGCAGCGGAATATGTCCCCTTGCACCTGAAAGCCCAGATGAAGAGCTCACCCCCTTCCTTTGGAGCGTTATCAGGGAAATTGTAAAAACCGCCATGGAAAATGGGCAGAATCTGGTGGTGGAAGGGTGCTGCATCCCCTTTGACTGGAAGAAGGATTTTACACCGGCCTGCCGGGAGCAGATCCGGTATGTTTGCCTGATTTTTTCAGAGGATTATATTCAAAGGCATTACCATGACATCATGGACCATGCAAACGCGATTGAGCAGCGCATGGATGAGGCGTCCTGCACACGGGAGAGCCTGCTGCGTGAAAACAGGGACAACCTTGAGAAATGCAGGCAGCATGGGTGTGACTATCTGTTGATTGAGGAGTCCTACAACGTGGATATCGTGTTGTAAAAACGGAGGTCTCGTGTGAGGCCTTTCCGGAGAGAGGCGGCGCCATGCCTGCCTGCGGCTTTCCATAGCGTCAGGCATTGCTCGGGATGGACATTTCACCCGGGCGGAGAAGTTTTCCGGCAGCGGCTTCCCGGTTTTACAACATGGCCGGAAGGCGGCTTTGCGGGAACGGAATGCTGCGCTGCCACCGTTCCCATGCGGCGGCAGAGGGAGTGAATTCCTGACGTTTTCATTTTACCCTTGATCCTTGAAAGGGAAATGCTAGCGTGAATTACTGTAACAACTGCCCTGATGAAAATCTTTTTCGCAATTCCCGTTTTTTGCCTGTTTGCGGGCGTTTCCGCACCGGGTGACGAGGCGCCGGAGGAAAAGGCGGTTTCCGTCATTCTTCTGTCGGCTACAAGTAAAATCCCTTGGGAGCCCGGAATAAAAAAACCGGAAAGAACGTTCCAGGTCGTGCTGGGTTTTTCCAATCCCGGTCCCGGCAAAATCATAGGGAGCAGAAAGGAGGGCATCCGCCTGGAGATACGTGATTCCACCGGTGGAGGGAACGTTCCTTCCGATTATGTTGATTTCCTGCATGCCCGCGATCCCGAATTCAGGATGGAAACGGAAGATTGGGTTCCCGCTCCGGACGCCCGCTGGGTGAGTGTAAAGGGGAATATGCTGCTGGTGACAGCGGAGAAGGAGGTGACGTCCGAGGGCTGTCTTTTTTCCATGGACAAGGAAAAGGAAGAACGCCATGTTGTTCTGAAAGGCGGGAGCCTGATGGATGACGGCCGGCAGGGAGACGCGCAGGCTACTCTGAAAATAACAAGGTCGCTCAATAAGGATTCCGGAAAAATAAACCTGAACGTGGAGCTGGTTTCGTCACGCATGCTGGGTATTTGCGGAGTGACGCTCATGAAACCGGACAGTACTCCCGTGATGGGAAAAAATTGGAGCTGGGGCTATTCTTCCGGTTCCGGCGGTTCCCTCTCCTGGGAATGGGATTACAGGCTGGAACCGGAAGAAAAGGGGGAGATACAGGTCTTGGTGAATTACATGACTGAGCTGAAACGGATTGACGTGCCTGTCGACCTGAAATTCGGTTTGTCCGGAATGGTCCGGGAAACTTCACGGCAGCGGAAACCATGAAGGCGATACATTGTTTATGGTGCGGCATCGTCTTCTTCCTGCCGGGCTGGCACCCGTGCCGGGGAGCGGAAGAGGGGAAAATGGAGGAAAAAGTGGGAATCGTCTTTAGGGAAGCGGGGTTGAAGCGGGACACGGGGAATGACGGCGGGGAAGGGGTACTGCAATGGAAGTGCAGCGCCGTTCTTTTTATCCGCGAACCCTGGGGGTTTGGAGAGAGTAGCGTGGTGGAAAACCAGTCTTTGGGAAGGTGGGCAGCGGATGGCAGGGAGCTGGCCCCTGTGGAATTTCAAACGGCATGGCTGAATGAAAATAGTAGAAAAGGAGTGAGTTTCACGGTAATTGAAGGCACTGCGGCCAATCTGCCCCCTGCCGGCTGTGCCTGGATCCGGCTGAAGGGATGCCTGAGGGTCCCGGTGGCGCGCACGCTGGAAAGCCCTGTTTACGAATTGCCTTTAAGGCAGGGCGCCGCCGCCTTCATTCCGCTTCCTGGCATTGAGGAAGAGAACGGCGGGAATGTGAACGATGTGGTGGAACCGTGCGAGCTGCCGGTGGGGAACCTGTATGTGAAAAAATGCGAGCGGGTGACGGAGGATGGAAAAAAACAGCTCATGCTCAGCATTTGTCTGGACGCGAATAACGCGTTCCGTCCGGAAAAATTCCAGCTTCTTGACGAGAATGGGAAAGTGCTGGAGTACCAGTCCCTTGACAATTCGGAGATTGATGATGAGTCAACAACCTGGACGGCCGATTTTACGTTTTCCCCTCCGGAAAAAATGAATGCAGACAAATGCAGGGTCCGGCTGGTTTATAAAACTGCCCTGAAGTATGTTTCCGTTCCTGTAGATGCCAGGTTCGGCATAGGCGGGGAAATACGGGAGGAGGCGGAAAAGCGGGGAGGAAAGAAAGCAGGCTAGCGTTTTGCCGGAACCGGCGCTTCTTCCTTGGCGGCGGTCTCTTTTCATCTTGTGCCGTTCTGCGAACGTGTTATGCTGAAAAAGTACCCTTACCCCCTGCCTATGCTTCACTATTGCCTGCCCTGGCTGGCCGCGTTCTGCTGCGCGGCTGTTTCCGGCCCCGCTGCCGGAAAGGAAAGCCCTGAAGAACCTGCCGTAACCGTTTCCCTGGATGGTTGGAGAACGAACCTCCAGGAGGCCGGGCCGTTTTCAAAAGCCAGCCGGTCGTTTTCCATGGATTTGAAGGTCAGGGAAACGTCTTCTTCATGGAAGGTGGCTTATGGCGGGGAGTCCGGTTCCGAGCTGGCCCTGACGGATTCCGAAGGAAGTTCTCCTGCCAAAACGAATTGCCGTTACAGTGATTCCCGTTCCTACCAGCAGAGCAACATAGCCGGAACAATTTTTTTAAGTACGCCGTCCTGGCTGCCTTCGGAAAAAGCCAGGTGGGTGGAAGTCAAAGGGGAGGTTCCCTTGGTGATATATAGCAGCCCCGCCGTTTCGGAGAGCGTGACGCTCAAGATGACGGTCAAGGATTTCTCCGTTCCTCTGGTGCTCAAGAACGCCGGACTGGACGGCGGGGACGTGAAGGTCAAACTGAAAGGCCATTATGATGAGGGCGGAGACGACACGAAGGGGTATATGCTGAGGGTGGAAGTCCATTCTTCCACTCCGCTTGGCTTTCTGGATTTTGAACTGCATTCCCCGGATGGCGCTCCGCTGGTGACGGAAAATTACGGTTCCAGCTCCGGACGCTCCCTGAAGAGTTATGACTGGGGCCGGTACTTCCGGATGCAGGGGAAGAAGCAGGAGGAACTGAAGGTGGCCGTTCAATATGCGGAGGGATTAAGGAAAATCATGGTGCCCGTCCGTATCCGGTGCGGCCTGTCCGGCGCCGTGGAACAACAGGATACCCCGAACAAGGAGAACTAGGATGAACAGGCAGAGCATTATTGTTGCCCGGTTTTTGCTGTGCGCCGCTGCGGCTTTGGGAGCGGCGGCGTGGGGCGGCGGCAAGCCGGAGGAAAAAAATCCGGTGAAGGTCGTTTTTGTTTCCGTCGGCATGGAAAAAAACAGCATGTGGATTAACGGAGCGCCCCAGGAATCCCCTCTGCAGCTGAAGTTCGGAGTAAATTTCAGCGTCAAGTCCCCCTTGGGCTTTGGATCGCGATACAATGACGGTATCCAGTATCTGGAGGCGACCGATTCCACCGGCAGGAAGCTGGCCCCGGCAGAGTTTAGGATGGGCAGCATGTACCCGCGGAGTGAAGGCGGAATAGTACAGGCAACCGTCAATGGAGTTGCCGGAGAACTGCCTTCTCCGGACGCTTCCTGGGTACGGCTGAAAGGGGTGTTCCGCGTTCCCGTCTCCCGTTCCGTGGAGAGCCCTGTTTACGAATTTCCCCTGGCAGAAGAGGCGGAAGAGCATGTGCCGCTGCCGGGAGCCAATGACCGGGAGGAAGCGGGCGGCGGAGACATCGTCCTGTCTGAAAGCGTGCCTACAGGCAGGCTTTTCCTGAAAGAGTGCAGTACGTTTGAAAGGAACGGAAAAAAGATGAGGAAAATGATTCTGGGGCTGGGGGTGGAAAGCTCCTTCGACCTGGACCGTTTTGAAATTCTCAATGAGAAGGACGAAGTTCTGGAAACCGAATCCCGGGGCGGGGGGAGCAGAATGAACTCCTCCTACCGTGAATGGACAAGGCGCCTGCAGTTTGAAGAGCCGGAGAATATGCAAAAACTCAGGTTCCGGATGATTTACAAGGTTCCTGTGGAGCCGGTCTCCGTCCCCGTGGACGTCAAGCTGGGCATGAGGGGGGAGATCAGGGAAAAGAAGAAGTAAGGCGGTCTTCGCTGCTTCCTGCTTCGGCGGCAGGAGGGCGCGGGGCAGGTCTCCTGCGGAGAATTTTCCGGGACTGGCCGCGTCAGAGCACCTTGGAGAAGAATTCCTTCAGCCTGGGGTTGGCGGGGTGGTCGATCACCTGGGCGGGAGGCCCTTCTTCCACAATTTTTCCCTTGTCCATGAACAGGACGCGGGAGGCCACCTCCCGCGCAAACCCTATTTCATGGGTGACCACCACCATGGTCAGCCCACCCTGCGCCAGGTCCTTCATCAGGGAGAGCACTTCCCCCACCATTTCCGGATCCAGGGCGGATGTGGGTTCGTCAAACAGGATCACGTCCGGATTCATGACCAGCGCGCGCACGATGGCGATGCGCTGCTTCTGTCCCCCGGAAAGCTGGAGGGGATAGGAGTTCCTCTTGTCGTACAGCCCGATGCGCCGGAGCAGGGTTTCCGCCTGGGCCACGGCCTCCTTCCTGGTGGAGCGTCCCGTTTTGACCGGGGCGATCGTGATGTTTTCCAGGATGGTCAGGTGCGGGAAAAGGTTGAAGTGCTGGAAGACCATGCCCACGTGCCGGCGGAACTGGTTGACGTCCGTGCGGGGGGAGGTGACCAGCTCCCCCTTGAAGAGGATTTCCCCGGAGGTGGGTTCCTCCAGCAGGTTCAGGCAGCGCAGGAAGGTGCTTTTCCCGGAGCCGGACGGCCCTACGATGAAGACCACTTCCCCCCGGTCAATCTGCGTGGTGACGTCATTGACCGCAGGCACGGAGTTGAATTCCTTCACCAGGCGGCTGATCTGGAACATGGGGGTGTTTCCGGGCTGTTCATTCATTGTTTTTCAGTCTCCTTTCCAGTTTGCCGAGCAGCCAGCTGAACAGCATGACCACGGAGAGGTAAATCAGGGCTACGGCCGTCAGGGGCATGAAGGCGGTGTAAGTCTGGCTCCGGATGATGTCGCCGCCCTTGGTCAGGTCCTGAAGGGCAATGTAGCCGGAGACGCTGGTCTCCTTCAGCAGCACGATGAATTCGTTCCCCAGCGCGGGCAGCACGTTTTTAAAGGCCTGGGGCAGGATGATGAAAATCATGGTCTGGGCGTATCCCAGGCCCAGGCTGCGGCCGGCTTCAAACTGCCCCTTGTCAATGGCCATGATGCCGCCGCGGATGATTTCCGCCACGTAGGCGCCGGAGTTGAAGCCGAAGGCCACCACGGCCACCAGCACCTTGCTGACGTCCACGGTACCGAAGATCACAAAGTAGATAATGAGCAGTTGCACGACCACGGGCGTGCCGCGGATCACCGTCAGGTACAGTTTGCAGAGGGCGTTCAGGAAGCGGAAATTGCCCGTCTTGTCATGCGTGGCGCGGATGACGGCTACCACAAAGCCCATCAGGATGCCCAGCAGGACGGAGAAAAAGGAGACCTCCACCGTGACCAGGAAGCCGTTGGCCAGGTATTTCCAGCGGCCTTCCTGCATGAAGTTGACGTCAAAGGAGTCCTTCAGGTCCAGCCACATGTTTTCCAGCCAGTTCCCCCCGGCGGCGTGTTTTCCGGCTCCCGCGGCGGACTTGACCTGCATGGCCGCGTACGCGGTCCTTATTTCCTCCAGCCTGCCGGAGGCTTTCAGGTCCGCAATGGCGCTGTTGATGTCCTGGAGAAGTTCCGGATTTCCCTTGCGGACGGCAATGGCATAGGATTCTGAAGTGAGGGGTTCCGGCAGGATTTCCAGCCGGTCATTGCCTGCCACGTACATTCTGGCCGGGTCCTGGTCAATTACGGCCGCATCCACCTTGCCCGCCGCCACGGCGGCTACGGCCAGCGCCCCGTTGGGGAAGCGTTCCGGCTGCTGGATGTTCCGGGTGACGTAGATGTCTCCCGTGGCTCCGTGCTGCACGCCGATTCTCCTGCCGCGGATGTCTTCCCGGCCCCGGATGGGGGAGCCTTTGGGGACGATGATGACCTGCGCGGCTTCCACGTAGGGGATGGAAAAGTCCACTTTTCCCCTGCGTTCCGGAGTGACCGTGATGCCGGAGGCGGCCACGTCCGCCTTTCCGGAGACCACCGCCGTAATCACGGAGTCAAAGCTCATGTCTTCAATGACCAGCTCCCTGCCGGTGCGCCGGGCCACCTCCCGCATGATTTCCGGGTCAATGCCCATGATGGCGTTCCCCTCCCGGAATTCGTAGGGCGGGAAGGTCGCTTCCGTCACCATCAGGATTCTGCCGTTTTCCGCCGCTCCCGCGCCGCAGCATAAGAGGAGCCAGCCCGTCAGCAGGACTCCGAGGTTTTTCAGGAAGGAAATGGAGGGCATGGAAGGTAGGAAAAAAACGGTGGAGGCTGAACCGCTGGGATATATGATTTACCCGCCCGGAACGCAATAAAAAACTGTTTCTTCCCGGCTCCGGCT
The genomic region above belongs to Akkermansia massiliensis and contains:
- a CDS encoding cysteine hydrolase family protein, with the translated sequence MEKLMQALLIIDVQNDYFPGGRFELAGAVEALERTRAVLDRFREKGLPVIFVQHINTRPDASFFLPDTVGAEIHPDIAPAGDEPIVVKHAPNSFFRTNLLELLQAREVNELVVCGMMTHMCIDTTVRAAKDYGIPVTLLYDACAARDLKIMEHSIPAQTVQDAYMAGLNGMFAEIKLAEQLEL
- a CDS encoding tetratricopeptide repeat protein; translation: MIETITEEQLTPQQAEFWVRARQAVDMNNYPYAVSLLKALVKQLPGFLEGRRALRACEIKLNPEAKKGGLFSGMKISTSKLTSSKKDAATQLSALEDELENDPYSIPVNEALYTAAMDVGFPDLAAFALETVRQGHPGNKKMLHMLASHYVSRDMPAQAAEVYHDLVKLDPTDSVAVKSEKDCMARATMQQQKWEEAKSFRDVMKNSAETNSLDKSDKKGLTRAELEERLGLLSARYAQNQQDLAAVRDIAGVYEQMEDWANAYSFYNYAFSLSNNDISLENKASEMNERYRKAQVEEIRRRAAAEPDNKELQEQLVQFSKEAAEQQVAVCRQRVENNPTDPQTRFELGQALFDCGNYTEAIPELQRARNNPHIRIRAMLLLGKCYDAKNMHDMALRQLEEANKELIEMNDTKKEILYMIGLLYEKLGKKEESLAAFQQIYDAEYGYRDVAKRVESSYSN
- a CDS encoding NAD(P)H-dependent oxidoreductase — encoded protein: MNAQELIKTLEWRYATKIFNPDRQIPAEDWEALLESLHLSPSSLGLQMWKFLDVQDPSVRSRLREVSWGQPQVTDASHLVVFCARRDFKPEDVQRYLERIVEVRGVTMESLEQYRARIFELVDSKSPEVLKAWLERQVYIALGFMMSCAADLRVDTCALEGMDPAAYDRILNLEGSPYYALCALALGYRDEEADKYARLAKVRFDRDDVIPVV
- a CDS encoding RluA family pseudouridine synthase — encoded protein: MWIPISDAPIACFPHFEVAGESGDWIVVDKGAPLIVHPSNGKKEPNLLEGVEALLSYEIANGAALSLVNRLDRETSGLTLIAKNKAAARELGRAMQRRRMHKEYLAIVQGRPEWAETTCAAPILRQGDVAESPIWVKQAVHPAGKACATVFRTERTWNTPRGPLALVRCIPETGRMHQIRVHLAHLGHPILGDKIYGPSEACYLEYIQHGWSRELEERLILPRHALHACRLEFPFDEEVFTAEAPLPEDMRQLLEAGD
- a CDS encoding amino acid ABC transporter permease; translation: MWLDLKDSFDVNFMQEGRWKYLANGFLVTVEVSFFSVLLGILMGFVVAVIRATHDKTGNFRFLNALCKLYLTVIRGTPVVVQLLIIYFVIFGTVDVSKVLVAVVAFGFNSGAYVAEIIRGGIMAIDKGQFEAGRSLGLGYAQTMIFIILPQAFKNVLPALGNEFIVLLKETSVSGYIALQDLTKGGDIIRSQTYTAFMPLTAVALIYLSVVMLFSWLLGKLERRLKNNE
- a CDS encoding adenylate kinase, whose translation is MPRRDAGGGISGGGGTHTGKTLAAQRALEKYSYPYLSIDHLKMGLIRSGICPLAPESPDEELTPFLWSVIREIVKTAMENGQNLVVEGCCIPFDWKKDFTPACREQIRYVCLIFSEDYIQRHYHDIMDHANAIEQRMDEASCTRESLLRENRDNLEKCRQHGCDYLLIEESYNVDIVL
- a CDS encoding pseudouridine synthase; translation: MRLDALLSRYGYCSRREAPGWIKRHSITFKGEPCSAPTDKVQAEGILLDGEPVEFPDGLYAALYKPAGYTCSHDDGEGDVIYDLLPFQWRHRNPAVSSVGRLDKETSGLLLITDDGKFIHRMTSPRHHVAKVYEAVTEEDIPAEAVELFASGTFMLNGEDRPCAPAVLEILEPRRARLTLTEGKYHQVRRMLAAVGAPVASLCRISIGSLHLDSLNLEPGEWMPIRPDAL
- a CDS encoding amino acid ABC transporter ATP-binding protein; its protein translation is MNEQPGNTPMFQISRLVKEFNSVPAVNDVTTQIDRGEVVFIVGPSGSGKSTFLRCLNLLEEPTSGEILFKGELVTSPRTDVNQFRRHVGMVFQHFNLFPHLTILENITIAPVKTGRSTRKEAVAQAETLLRRIGLYDKRNSYPLQLSGGQKQRIAIVRALVMNPDVILFDEPTSALDPEMVGEVLSLMKDLAQGGLTMVVVTHEIGFAREVASRVLFMDKGKIVEEGPPAQVIDHPANPRLKEFFSKVL